The Chryseobacterium sp. 52 genome includes a region encoding these proteins:
- a CDS encoding NifU family protein, which produces METNITHEDTVTRVMEALESIRPFLNKDGGDIELIDVKDNQVFVKLLGNCSGCSLNFSTLKLGVENTIKQHAPEIQKVINVE; this is translated from the coding sequence ATGGAAACAAATATAACACACGAAGATACAGTAACGAGAGTAATGGAAGCTCTGGAAAGCATCAGACCGTTCCTGAATAAGGATGGAGGTGATATCGAGCTTATTGACGTGAAGGATAACCAGGTTTTTGTAAAACTTTTGGGTAACTGTTCCGGATGCTCGCTTAATTTTTCAACCCTGAAACTGGGTGTGGAAAATACCATCAAGCAACATGCTCCGGAGATTCAAAAAGTAATCAATGTAGAGTAA
- a CDS encoding Mrp/NBP35 family ATP-binding protein, which produces MLTKEKVQDFLKEIEVDDLVNNFQIMGDDVYIDMTAHSPAMHEKKKLEAAMKQAFASEFGENVHLKLKIVSPEPSEIQQSQIKGKQISGIQNIIAIASGKGGVGKSTVAANMAVTLAKMGFKVGLLDADIYGPSVPTMFDTEGEKPISVEVDGKSMMKPVENYGVKMLSIGYFSGANQAVVWRGPMASKALNQMIRDAAWGELDFLLIDLPPGTGDIHLSIIQEVPVTGAVIVSTPQHVALADVRKGIAMFQMESINIPVLGLIENMAYFTPEELPDNKYYIFGNQGAQYLAEDLGIPVLGEIPLIQSIREAGDVGRPAALQEGSKIAEIYTETARKMVESLLERNKNLPPTEAVKISTMAGCSPKAKK; this is translated from the coding sequence ATGTTGACGAAAGAAAAGGTTCAAGATTTCCTTAAAGAGATAGAAGTAGACGATTTGGTGAATAATTTTCAAATTATGGGTGATGATGTTTATATTGACATGACCGCTCATTCACCTGCAATGCACGAGAAGAAGAAGCTGGAAGCAGCAATGAAGCAGGCGTTTGCCAGCGAGTTTGGAGAAAATGTTCACTTAAAACTTAAAATTGTTTCTCCGGAACCAAGTGAGATTCAGCAGAGTCAGATCAAAGGAAAACAGATTTCGGGAATTCAGAATATTATTGCTATCGCTTCCGGAAAAGGAGGGGTAGGAAAATCCACTGTTGCTGCAAATATGGCAGTTACTTTAGCTAAAATGGGTTTCAAAGTAGGTTTGCTGGATGCTGATATTTACGGCCCTTCAGTTCCTACAATGTTTGATACAGAAGGTGAAAAGCCAATTTCTGTAGAAGTTGACGGAAAAAGCATGATGAAGCCAGTTGAAAATTACGGGGTAAAAATGCTTTCTATAGGATATTTCTCAGGAGCGAATCAGGCGGTAGTATGGAGAGGTCCAATGGCTTCAAAAGCATTGAACCAGATGATCAGAGATGCAGCCTGGGGCGAACTGGATTTCTTATTGATTGACCTTCCTCCGGGAACAGGAGATATTCACTTGTCCATCATTCAGGAAGTACCTGTAACGGGTGCTGTAATTGTAAGTACCCCTCAACACGTAGCATTGGCAGACGTAAGAAAAGGAATTGCAATGTTCCAGATGGAAAGTATTAACATTCCGGTTCTTGGATTAATCGAAAATATGGCGTATTTTACGCCGGAAGAACTTCCTGATAATAAGTACTACATCTTTGGAAACCAGGGAGCTCAGTATCTTGCTGAAGATCTGGGGATTCCGGTGCTGGGAGAGATCCCGTTGATTCAGAGTATCAGAGAAGCCGGAGACGTCGGAAGACCCGCTGCGCTTCAGGAAGGCTCTAAAATTGCAGAAATCTACACCGAAACCGCGAGAAAAATGGTAGAAAGTCTTCTGGAAAGAAATAAAAATCTTCCCCCTACAGAAGCTGTAAAGATTTCGACTATGGCAGGATGCTCGCCGAAAGCTAAAAAATAA